The proteins below come from a single Holdemania massiliensis genomic window:
- the tmk gene encoding dTMP kinase: protein MKKGFFITFEGPDGSGKTTVSTAVAKRLQEKGIDTVYTREPGGIEIAEQIRSVILDPANTSMDSKTEALLYAAARRQHLIEKVLPALAAGKVVICDRFVDSSLAYQGVGRNLGIEEVLSINEFAIEGHWPDKTLYLDLTAQQGLDRIAGRQNKDRLDQEKIDFHLRVCEGYQQVRERFHDRMIMIDASKPADQVIDACLEAIGALIDREVR from the coding sequence ATGAAAAAAGGATTTTTTATTACATTTGAAGGCCCGGACGGCAGCGGAAAAACCACAGTCAGCACTGCAGTGGCAAAACGCCTGCAGGAAAAGGGCATTGATACGGTATATACCCGGGAGCCGGGAGGGATTGAGATCGCGGAACAGATTCGCTCCGTGATTTTGGATCCGGCCAATACGTCGATGGACAGCAAGACGGAAGCCTTGCTTTACGCTGCAGCCCGGCGTCAGCATCTGATTGAAAAAGTGCTGCCGGCACTGGCCGCCGGCAAGGTTGTGATCTGTGATCGGTTCGTCGACAGTTCCCTGGCTTATCAGGGCGTTGGCCGGAATCTGGGCATCGAGGAAGTGCTGTCGATCAATGAATTTGCGATTGAAGGCCATTGGCCGGATAAAACCTTATATCTGGATCTGACCGCGCAGCAGGGGCTGGATCGAATTGCAGGCCGGCAGAACAAGGATCGGCTGGATCAGGAAAAAATCGATTTCCATCTGCGTGTCTGCGAAGGCTATCAACAGGTACGCGAGCGTTTTCACGATCGGATGATCATGATCGATGCGTCTAAACCGGCAGATCAGGTGATCGATGCCTGTCTGGAAGCGATTGGAGCGCTGATTGACCGTGAAGTTCGCTGA
- a CDS encoding TetR/AcrR family transcriptional regulator has product MEKMTSRQEQKIRTQQKIVEAANTCFIRKGMAYTLITDICEEAEVSVGTFYHYFNNKNDLIISQFKKFDMGFLEVAHRLIDNPDAWDSLIQFAHFFSRDASASDKTLTLEYLKARVSLTVEQLFPRNRPYFIILCTVIYNGQVRRQIRADQTPQQLADLVMAATRGYNFDWASMDGAYDLHLRMQQDMPILFEGFRYREEYPYQLCDPADVLPVQNVPKLYEQETAQLREYCESQLLR; this is encoded by the coding sequence ATGGAAAAAATGACAAGCCGTCAGGAACAGAAAATCAGAACGCAGCAGAAGATTGTAGAAGCCGCCAACACCTGTTTTATTCGCAAAGGAATGGCCTATACACTGATTACTGATATCTGTGAGGAAGCCGAAGTTTCGGTGGGAACGTTTTATCACTATTTTAATAATAAAAATGATTTAATTATCAGCCAGTTTAAAAAATTTGATATGGGATTTTTAGAGGTCGCGCATCGGTTGATCGACAATCCGGATGCCTGGGACAGTTTAATTCAGTTTGCCCATTTTTTCAGTCGGGATGCGTCAGCTTCGGATAAAACGCTGACCTTGGAATACTTAAAGGCACGAGTTTCCCTGACTGTGGAACAGCTGTTCCCGCGCAATCGTCCGTATTTTATCATCCTGTGCACAGTGATTTATAATGGCCAGGTTCGCCGGCAGATTCGGGCTGATCAAACACCGCAGCAGCTGGCTGATCTGGTGATGGCGGCGACCCGCGGCTATAATTTTGACTGGGCGAGCATGGATGGGGCGTATGATCTGCATTTGCGCATGCAGCAGGATATGCCGATCTTATTTGAGGGGTTCCGTTATCGTGAGGAATATCCGTACCAGCTGTGCGATCCGGCCGACGTCCTTCCGGTTCAGAATGTACCGAAGCTCTATGAACAGGAAACTGCGCAGCTTCGGGAATATTGTGAAAGCCAGCTGCTGAGGTAG
- a CDS encoding FAD-dependent oxidoreductase — translation MKGTKKLLCLTLSLVLMGMTGCSTQNTPTPSAEPSGDPQTTSTALQDSDVDVLVIGAGGAGLSAAVSASENGASVIVVEKMSIMGGNTLRSGGAFNSYDPEGQASTKMDDSLKATVEKLLAVEPINDAHKQLIEDVQKQYDEYLASGSDSLFDSPEWHALQTLDAGDYIGNIDLILTLTRNTLDTKQWLTTNGTVWDPTIRTVIGALWNRSAQTTNGSGADFIQALSTQAEKNGAQIYLDTKAESLLQDSGKVTGATITNADGETVTVNAKSVVMATGGFAANVDMRVEYNTEWADLGESIATNNHPGATGDGIVMGKAVGADLVDMQWIQLMPLFPVSGGGISGYVNNAIYVNKEGQRYVNEDNRRDVLAQGALNQTDKLFFVINDQTEIDSVQIPQDKLDYMVEQGMLFKGETVEELAENMGVPAENLKKTIEDYGKAVDAQKDEFGRSTWGARLDNPPYYAASYTPAVHHTMGGLKINTEAQVLNAAGEAIPGFYAAGEVTGGIHGTNRVGGNAVPDALVFGKIAGANAAAQK, via the coding sequence ATGAAAGGAACAAAGAAATTACTCTGTCTGACGCTCAGTCTGGTTCTGATGGGAATGACCGGCTGCAGCACTCAGAACACACCGACACCTTCTGCAGAACCTTCGGGGGATCCGCAGACTACATCCACGGCCCTGCAGGACAGCGATGTTGACGTTTTGGTCATCGGCGCAGGAGGAGCGGGCTTAAGCGCCGCGGTATCGGCTTCGGAAAACGGTGCCAGCGTTATCGTTGTTGAAAAAATGTCGATCATGGGCGGCAATACGCTGCGCAGCGGCGGAGCTTTCAACAGCTATGATCCGGAGGGTCAGGCCAGTACCAAAATGGATGATTCATTAAAAGCGACAGTTGAGAAGCTGCTCGCCGTTGAACCGATCAATGATGCGCATAAGCAGCTGATCGAAGATGTTCAGAAGCAGTATGATGAATATTTAGCTTCCGGTTCGGATTCATTATTCGATTCTCCGGAATGGCATGCTCTGCAGACCTTGGATGCCGGCGATTATATCGGCAACATTGATCTGATTCTGACGCTGACCCGCAATACCTTGGACACAAAACAGTGGCTGACAACCAACGGGACAGTCTGGGATCCGACGATCCGCACCGTCATCGGCGCACTGTGGAATCGTTCAGCACAGACAACTAATGGATCCGGAGCGGACTTCATTCAGGCATTAAGCACGCAGGCTGAGAAAAACGGCGCTCAGATTTATCTGGATACCAAAGCTGAAAGCTTATTGCAGGATAGCGGAAAAGTTACGGGTGCGACGATCACCAACGCGGACGGCGAAACCGTAACGGTCAATGCGAAATCCGTCGTCATGGCGACCGGCGGCTTTGCGGCCAATGTCGACATGCGGGTTGAATACAATACGGAATGGGCAGATCTTGGCGAATCCATCGCTACCAACAATCATCCAGGTGCAACTGGCGACGGCATTGTAATGGGTAAAGCCGTAGGGGCAGACTTAGTCGATATGCAGTGGATTCAGCTGATGCCGCTGTTCCCGGTCAGCGGAGGCGGAATCTCCGGCTATGTTAACAATGCGATCTATGTCAACAAAGAAGGTCAGCGGTATGTCAACGAGGATAACCGCCGTGACGTTCTGGCTCAGGGTGCTTTGAATCAGACGGATAAACTGTTCTTTGTGATCAACGATCAGACTGAAATTGACAGCGTTCAGATTCCGCAGGACAAACTGGATTACATGGTTGAACAGGGCATGTTGTTCAAGGGTGAAACCGTCGAAGAACTCGCTGAAAATATGGGCGTTCCGGCCGAAAATCTGAAGAAGACGATCGAAGATTACGGGAAAGCCGTTGATGCTCAGAAGGATGAATTCGGACGTTCTACCTGGGGCGCACGGCTGGATAATCCGCCGTATTATGCCGCTTCCTATACCCCGGCTGTGCATCATACGATGGGCGGTTTAAAAATCAATACGGAAGCTCAGGTTCTGAATGCGGCTGGAGAAGCGATTCCTGGCTTCTATGCAGCGGGTGAGGTAACCGGCGGAATTCACGGAACCAACCGTGTCGGCGGCAACGCTGTACCGGATGCCTTGGTTTTCGGTAAAATCGCAGGCGCCAACGCAGCAGCTCAGAAATAA
- a CDS encoding QueT transporter family protein: MKNKTLVRFCISAVIAALYAAVSLALAPLSFGPIQIRIAEAMTLLPILFPEAIAGVTLGCFLTNLIGAILGVNILGFFDVFAGTLATFLAAMLTWRCRKLCVKGVPLVSALMPVLFNAMIIGAELAYVLYPTALLTGFVINALEVGFGELAACFVLGLPLVKALDKAQLAKRFGL; this comes from the coding sequence ATGAAAAATAAGACTTTAGTCCGTTTCTGCATCAGCGCGGTGATTGCGGCGTTGTATGCCGCGGTTTCCCTGGCGCTGGCGCCGCTCTCTTTCGGTCCAATTCAAATTCGGATTGCCGAAGCGATGACGCTGCTGCCGATTTTGTTTCCGGAAGCGATTGCCGGCGTAACGCTGGGCTGCTTTCTGACCAATCTGATCGGCGCGATACTGGGCGTGAATATACTTGGCTTTTTTGATGTGTTTGCCGGTACGCTGGCAACTTTCTTGGCGGCGATGCTGACATGGCGGTGCCGTAAGCTCTGCGTGAAAGGCGTGCCGTTGGTATCAGCGCTGATGCCGGTGCTGTTTAATGCTATGATCATCGGCGCGGAACTGGCTTATGTGCTTTATCCGACTGCGCTGCTCACCGGTTTTGTGATCAATGCGCTGGAAGTCGGCTTCGGTGAACTGGCCGCCTGCTTCGTTTTGGGGCTGCCGTTAGTCAAGGCGCTGGATAAAGCGCAGCTGGCCAAACGATTCGGCTTATAA
- a CDS encoding TetR/AcrR family transcriptional regulator — translation MPRNKYPEETVQKILDVSLKLFMEKGYEETTILDIVDHLGGLSRGAFYHHFKSKDEVLNALSDKLFFDNNPFEQVRQEKGLTGLEKLRKVIKTPFLNEELQEINAMSVPLAKNPRILAEYIASNQRVLAPLLEELVEEAIQDGSIPDLKYPKAFSSLFAMIVDIWFMPTIFPCTKEELLERLELIKDLLDKAGIPIMDEEILQLAKQKITQFMESMDQK, via the coding sequence ATGCCGCGTAATAAATATCCGGAAGAAACCGTCCAGAAAATCCTTGATGTTTCCTTAAAGCTCTTTATGGAAAAAGGATATGAGGAAACCACAATCCTGGATATCGTGGATCATCTCGGCGGTCTTTCCCGCGGAGCTTTTTATCATCATTTTAAATCCAAAGATGAAGTTCTGAATGCTTTGAGTGATAAACTGTTTTTTGACAATAATCCCTTTGAACAGGTGCGTCAGGAAAAGGGTTTAACAGGTTTGGAAAAACTGCGGAAGGTTATCAAAACACCATTTCTCAATGAAGAATTACAGGAAATCAACGCGATGTCTGTTCCCCTGGCCAAAAATCCCCGAATTCTGGCTGAGTATATCGCAAGCAATCAAAGAGTTCTTGCGCCGCTGCTGGAAGAGCTGGTTGAGGAAGCGATTCAAGATGGTTCAATTCCGGATCTGAAATATCCCAAAGCCTTTTCCAGCTTATTCGCGATGATTGTTGACATCTGGTTTATGCCGACGATCTTTCCTTGCACGAAAGAGGAACTGCTTGAAAGACTTGAGCTGATTAAGGACCTGCTGGACAAAGCCGGAATTCCCATTATGGATGAAGAAATTCTGCAGCTGGCGAAGCAAAAAATTACTCAGTTCATGGAAAGCATGGATCAAAAATAA
- a CDS encoding ATP-binding cassette domain-containing protein encodes MTTQRIAIQADHLSKSYQKASVLNDIHFSVESGTIFSLLGSNGAGKTTTVKILTTLIQPEGGQFYIHGYDGIQQPGKIHEMISLTGQFSAVDEALTGFENLVLIGKLHHLPNPAEKANELLAYFNLTPASNRCVSTYSGGMRRKLDIAMSLINKPAVLFLDEPTTGLDPQSRHAMWEIIRNLKKAGTTIFLTTQYLEEAEQLADNLAILDKGKIIVEGTLDDLKKLLPQEKVELTFADEAEYEKARTFLSADHVVSDRENLRITIYTQDAPGILTQLFQQIASHHLEIKDFSRKSPSLEDVFLTLVGEKETAAHE; translated from the coding sequence ATGACTACTCAACGCATTGCCATTCAGGCTGATCACTTAAGTAAAAGTTATCAGAAAGCCTCAGTCCTAAACGACATCCATTTCAGCGTGGAATCGGGTACGATCTTTTCCCTGCTGGGGTCCAATGGAGCCGGAAAAACAACGACCGTTAAAATCCTGACAACTTTGATTCAGCCTGAAGGCGGTCAGTTTTATATCCACGGTTATGACGGAATCCAGCAGCCTGGTAAAATTCATGAAATGATCAGTCTGACAGGTCAATTTTCAGCGGTGGATGAAGCATTAACCGGTTTTGAAAATCTTGTACTCATAGGAAAGCTGCATCATCTGCCCAACCCTGCGGAAAAAGCAAACGAGCTTTTGGCATATTTCAATTTGACGCCCGCTTCCAACCGTTGTGTTTCAACTTATTCCGGCGGAATGAGAAGAAAGCTGGATATCGCGATGAGCCTGATCAACAAACCCGCCGTTTTATTTTTGGACGAACCGACAACCGGACTGGATCCGCAAAGCCGGCATGCCATGTGGGAAATTATCCGTAATTTGAAGAAAGCTGGAACAACGATCTTCCTAACCACGCAGTATTTGGAAGAAGCCGAGCAGCTTGCGGACAACCTTGCCATTTTAGATAAAGGCAAGATCATCGTTGAGGGAACCCTGGACGACCTGAAGAAATTACTGCCGCAGGAAAAAGTCGAATTGACGTTTGCGGACGAAGCTGAGTATGAAAAAGCCCGGACGTTCCTCTCTGCCGATCATGTCGTTTCTGATCGTGAAAACCTTCGTATAACTATCTATACCCAAGATGCCCCCGGCATACTGACACAGCTCTTTCAGCAGATTGCTTCACACCATCTTGAAATCAAAGACTTTTCACGAAAATCCCCCTCACTGGAAGATGTGTTTTTAACTCTCGTTGGAGAAAAGGAGACTGCCGCACATGAATAG
- a CDS encoding ABC transporter permease translates to MNRTSKMNHDTLTMTGRCLKLSARNIDTFLTCLILPVLMMILFVYVLGGAMNVGNASYVNYIVPGIILQCIGQCASTTAITVNHDLRSGIIDRFCTLPIRHASVLSGHVCSAVLRNLLTTGIVILAALAVGFRPSAQIWDWLIVFMIVLLYILAISWISVYLGLRASSAEGAGAYAVFAVVLPYLSSGFAPTETMPKLMRMFAEHQPMTPMIESMRALLLGETVNTATLFLAFAWCLGLSLFFYVLSRRAFRKRIK, encoded by the coding sequence ATGAATAGAACATCCAAAATGAACCATGACACTTTAACGATGACCGGAAGGTGCCTGAAATTGTCAGCGCGAAATATCGACACGTTCTTAACCTGTCTTATCCTGCCTGTGCTGATGATGATTTTATTTGTCTATGTGTTGGGCGGAGCGATGAATGTCGGAAATGCATCGTATGTGAATTACATTGTTCCCGGCATTATCCTGCAATGCATTGGACAGTGTGCTTCGACGACCGCGATCACGGTCAACCATGATCTTCGCAGCGGGATCATCGACCGTTTCTGTACGCTGCCGATCCGGCACGCCTCGGTTTTAAGCGGACATGTCTGCAGCGCTGTGCTGCGTAATTTATTAACCACAGGCATTGTCATCCTCGCTGCGCTGGCCGTAGGCTTTCGTCCGTCAGCTCAGATATGGGACTGGCTGATCGTCTTTATGATTGTCCTGCTTTACATTTTGGCCATCTCCTGGATTTCAGTTTATCTGGGACTGCGTGCCAGCAGCGCTGAAGGGGCAGGCGCTTATGCTGTATTCGCGGTTGTCCTTCCGTATTTAAGCTCCGGATTTGCCCCAACAGAAACGATGCCGAAGTTAATGAGAATGTTTGCGGAACATCAGCCCATGACGCCGATGATTGAGTCCATGCGGGCTTTACTGTTAGGCGAAACTGTGAACACTGCGACCTTGTTCCTGGCCTTCGCCTGGTGCTTAGGACTGAGTCTGTTTTTCTACGTTTTATCCCGGCGTGCGTTCAGAAAAAGGATCAAATAA
- a CDS encoding HXXEE domain-containing protein, with the protein MKESLFNQWCDQAWLYLVYRMAVVMACVLLWNWNLWEMEQKLVCILAIAVPLHIFEENTFPAGFYFMNNIGFGSKEPMVYPQNRCTNMITNLGAEIILILLTLNVSKLAVSAVALVVFFGIGETVNHTRSGIKMYFKYRGNGKKTIYGPGLITSWCIMIPLSALGTKWLIEHSADVLQVVGGIGIFAGIAVFLILLPFAVSIQIKSKAYAFKDKGYFEKYEQ; encoded by the coding sequence ATGAAAGAATCACTTTTTAATCAATGGTGCGACCAGGCATGGTTATATTTGGTGTACCGTATGGCAGTAGTGATGGCTTGTGTACTGCTGTGGAATTGGAATTTATGGGAAATGGAGCAGAAATTGGTCTGCATATTGGCAATTGCCGTACCGTTGCATATATTTGAAGAAAATACATTTCCAGCCGGGTTTTACTTCATGAACAATATCGGATTTGGTTCCAAAGAACCTATGGTGTATCCGCAGAATCGTTGTACGAATATGATTACTAATTTAGGAGCAGAAATTATTTTGATTTTATTGACTCTAAACGTATCTAAACTTGCAGTAAGCGCAGTGGCTTTAGTTGTGTTTTTTGGAATCGGCGAAACAGTTAATCATACAAGAAGCGGAATTAAAATGTATTTTAAATACAGAGGGAATGGAAAAAAGACAATTTATGGGCCCGGACTAATCACATCATGGTGTATCATGATTCCACTGAGTGCTTTAGGAACTAAATGGCTGATAGAACACTCTGCTGACGTATTGCAGGTAGTTGGCGGTATTGGCATTTTTGCGGGGATTGCCGTCTTTTTGATTTTATTGCCGTTTGCCGTTTCAATTCAAATTAAAAGCAAGGCATATGCGTTCAAAGATAAGGGATACTTTGAAAAATATGAACAATAA
- a CDS encoding type II toxin-antitoxin system RelB/DinJ family antitoxin: MAKNTTNISIRMDSDLKAQADSLFAELGMNLSTAFNIFVRQSLREGGIPFEVKLEQPNKETIAALLEAEGIAKDPAIKGYNDLDELFTDLKK; the protein is encoded by the coding sequence ATGGCAAAAAATACCACAAACATCAGTATCCGCATGGACTCGGATTTGAAGGCACAGGCCGACTCCCTGTTTGCGGAACTTGGCATGAATTTATCCACAGCGTTCAACATCTTCGTGCGCCAGTCGCTTCGGGAAGGGGGTATTCCCTTTGAAGTGAAGCTGGAACAGCCTAACAAGGAAACGATTGCTGCCCTGCTGGAAGCGGAAGGGATTGCAAAAGACCCTGCTATAAAGGGCTACAATGATCTTGATGAGTTGTTCACAGACCTGAAAAAATGA
- a CDS encoding type II toxin-antitoxin system YafQ family toxin, producing MRKTKYTVKYTTTFKKDYKRAIKRGLKIELLEQVVELLSLGDPLPEKNRDHDLSSDWVGYRECHILPDWLLIYRIENDILVLTLARTGSHSDLFSK from the coding sequence ATGAGGAAAACAAAGTATACCGTCAAGTACACGACCACTTTCAAAAAGGATTACAAGCGGGCTATCAAGCGCGGTCTGAAAATTGAATTGTTGGAACAGGTTGTGGAGCTTCTGTCGCTGGGTGATCCGCTTCCAGAAAAGAACCGCGATCACGATCTGTCCAGCGATTGGGTAGGTTATCGGGAATGCCACATCCTCCCAGACTGGCTGCTCATTTACCGTATTGAGAATGATATACTGGTGCTGACGCTGGCCCGCACTGGGTCGCACAGCGACTTGTTCAGCAAATAA
- a CDS encoding AAA family ATPase: protein MKCQEAAALLKKNIEQILVSSEQSCDLMMMSLLAGGHILLEDVPGTGKTTLAKAVAQSLNLSFKRVQFTPDLMPSDLIGIQFYNQAKGEFEFRPGPLFTQLVLADEINRAAPRTQSSLLEAMEEHQISVEGTTYALPEPFFVIATQNPIENQGTFPLPEAQIDRFMIRIHPGYPSPQEEVRMLKNLSAQASMPKLDAVLDGTQLLAMRREVDAVRIHDVLLDYALQVISKTRAHERIQLGVSPRGALAWIRCAKAKAAMNGRDYVLPDDLKACAQPVLAHRLILGGLSLGSDRQAEAVLAQILEEIPVPVEKFQG, encoded by the coding sequence ATGAAATGTCAGGAAGCCGCCGCTTTATTGAAGAAAAATATTGAACAGATTCTGGTCAGCAGTGAACAGAGCTGCGATTTGATGATGATGAGCTTGTTAGCAGGGGGCCACATTCTGTTGGAAGATGTGCCCGGCACAGGCAAAACAACCTTAGCCAAGGCTGTTGCGCAGTCACTGAACCTCTCGTTTAAGCGGGTTCAGTTTACTCCGGATCTGATGCCTTCGGATCTGATCGGCATTCAGTTTTACAATCAGGCCAAAGGGGAATTTGAGTTCCGCCCCGGGCCTTTATTCACACAGCTGGTGCTGGCGGATGAGATCAACCGTGCAGCTCCGCGGACTCAATCCAGCTTGTTAGAGGCGATGGAAGAACATCAGATCAGCGTGGAAGGAACAACCTACGCGCTGCCAGAGCCGTTTTTCGTCATCGCTACGCAGAATCCGATTGAAAATCAAGGAACTTTCCCACTTCCGGAAGCACAGATTGACCGCTTCATGATTCGAATTCATCCGGGTTATCCTTCGCCGCAGGAAGAAGTGCGGATGCTGAAAAACCTCAGTGCGCAGGCTTCCATGCCAAAACTGGACGCGGTTCTGGATGGAACACAGTTATTAGCGATGCGCAGAGAAGTTGATGCCGTCCGCATCCATGACGTCTTATTGGACTATGCTTTACAAGTTATCAGCAAGACCCGTGCCCATGAGCGAATTCAGCTGGGCGTCAGTCCCCGCGGCGCTTTAGCCTGGATCCGCTGTGCCAAGGCCAAAGCGGCTATGAATGGACGAGATTATGTGCTGCCGGATGATTTAAAGGCCTGTGCTCAACCCGTGCTGGCTCACCGATTGATTTTAGGGGGATTGAGCCTAGGCTCAGACCGGCAGGCAGAAGCGGTCTTAG